The following are encoded together in the Lathyrus oleraceus cultivar Zhongwan6 chromosome 3, CAAS_Psat_ZW6_1.0, whole genome shotgun sequence genome:
- the LOC127132195 gene encoding serine/threonine-protein phosphatase PP1 isozyme 3 — protein sequence MEQSVVDDIISRLLEVRNRPGKQVQLSEAEIRQLCVVSRDIFIQQPYLLELEAPIKICGDVHGQYSDLLRLFEYGGLPPEANYLFLGDYVDRGKQSLETICLLLAYKIRYPENFFLLRGNHECASINRIYGFYDECKRRFNVRLWKTFTDCFNCLPVAALVDEKILCMHGGISPDLHSLDQIRNLQRPTDVPDTGLLCDLLWSDPSKDVQGWGMNDRGVSYTFGADKITEFLQKQDLDLICRAHQVVEDGYEFFANRQLVTIFSAPNYCGEFDNAGAMMSVDETLMCSFQILKPADKKTKINFGSTTTAKPGNSPASVKSFLGAKV from the exons ATGGAGCAATCAGTTGTTGACGACATAATCAGTCGACTGTTAGAAGTTCGAAACCGTCCGGGGAAGCAAGTTCAACTATCGGAGGCCGAGATCCGTCAACTCTGCGTCGTTTCTAGAGACATTTTCATTCAACAACCTTATTTATTAGAACTCGAAGCACCTATCAAAATTTGTG GTGATGTACATGGTCAATATTCTGATCTCTTGAGGCTTTTTGAGTATGGTGGATTGCCTCCCGAGGCTAACTACTTGTTTTTGGGGGATTATGTGGATCGGGGAAAGCAGAGTTTAGAAACAATTTGCCTTCTTCTTGCTTATAAGATTAGATATCCTGAGAACTTTTTCCTATTGAGAGGAAATCATGAATGTGCTTCTATAAACAGAATTTATGGATTTTATGATGAGTGCAAGAGAAGGTTCAATgtaagattatggaagacattTACAGACTGCTTCAATTGCCTTCCTGTGGCAGCTCTTGTTGATGAAAAGATTTTGTGTATGCATGGGGGGATTTCTCCTGACTTGCATAGTTTGGATCAGATTAGAAATCTACAGCGGCCCACTGATGTTCCTGATACAGGTTTGCTTTGTGATCTTCTTTGGTCTGACCCAAGCAAAGATGTTCAAGGATGGGGAATGAATGACAGGGGAGTTTCATATACATTTGGTGCTGATAAGATCACAGAGTTTCTTCAGAAACAGGATCTTGACCTAATTTGCCGTGCTCATCAG GTTGTGGAGGATGGATATGAGTTCTTTGCTAATAGACAACTCGTAACAATATTTTCAGCACCTAATTATTGTGGAGAGTTTGACAATGCCGGTGCTATGATGAGTGTTGATGAGACACTGATGTGCTCTTTCCAAATATTAAAGCCAGCTGATAAAAAAACAAAGATCAATTTTGGAAGTACAACCACTGCTAAGCCTGGAAACTCTCCAGCAAGTGTAAAG TCTTTCCTTGGTGCAAAAGTATGA